The following are from one region of the Geoalkalibacter subterraneus genome:
- a CDS encoding YncE family protein — protein MVPVLLLAGCSLPSRPVPVVRDPGAGVRVYLQPLPQETHRLKFVISSITARRADGGEVALLDDPREIRPDDLIGHQHRLVAANLPPGDYLGLNLQIEDATLMTDEGENDLLVPEEPIAIDEAFRVRADQTTALFLSLSPDRIVTAGYRFTPRFSLWGSRPVLPGLKGVVTNNAAGTLTLFEKKTPTVTNVVALGRGPGEVVFDAARSRAYIALSGEDAVAVFDLVNESVRAMITLRPGDGPVEMALSPDGSILVSANAGSRSISVIDAVSFVERERLLLNDRPSSVFFDPQGERAYVLQESSGMLTHVDAHQGRIIDTVHLEESPVRGAVSDDGKALYLITADSADLLVVNAATLRVQGRKYVGHGALCIEVDPFDGLIYVGLSSGDVMVLDPGFDLPVDTLSTSGGVAYLSLDTEENTLFALIPEHRRLEKFDLVSKKLLGAIEVDEGGYAVSVTGER, from the coding sequence ATGGTGCCTGTATTGCTGCTGGCTGGCTGTTCTTTGCCCTCTCGGCCGGTGCCGGTTGTGCGTGATCCGGGGGCGGGGGTGCGGGTTTATCTGCAGCCTTTGCCGCAGGAAACTCATCGCTTGAAGTTCGTGATTTCTTCGATCACCGCGCGGCGTGCGGATGGGGGGGAGGTTGCTCTCCTGGACGATCCGAGAGAGATTCGTCCTGACGATTTGATCGGGCATCAGCACCGCCTGGTGGCCGCTAATCTTCCACCGGGCGATTACCTTGGGCTGAATCTGCAGATCGAGGATGCGACCCTGATGACCGACGAGGGGGAGAACGATCTGCTGGTCCCGGAGGAACCGATTGCCATCGATGAGGCGTTTCGCGTCCGTGCCGACCAGACGACGGCTTTGTTCCTGTCTCTCTCACCCGACCGGATCGTTACGGCCGGCTACCGTTTTACGCCGCGTTTTTCTTTATGGGGTTCGCGTCCCGTATTGCCCGGTCTCAAGGGTGTGGTGACCAACAATGCCGCCGGGACCCTGACCCTGTTTGAAAAGAAGACCCCGACGGTGACCAACGTTGTGGCATTGGGGCGCGGGCCGGGGGAGGTGGTCTTCGACGCGGCTCGCTCACGCGCCTACATCGCTTTGTCCGGAGAGGATGCCGTTGCCGTATTCGACCTGGTCAACGAGTCCGTGCGGGCCATGATCACCCTGCGCCCCGGTGACGGGCCTGTTGAAATGGCTCTCTCCCCGGATGGCAGCATCCTGGTCAGCGCCAACGCCGGATCGCGCAGCATCAGCGTGATCGATGCCGTTTCGTTCGTGGAGCGTGAACGTCTGCTGCTCAACGACCGCCCCTCCTCGGTCTTCTTTGATCCGCAAGGGGAAAGGGCCTACGTCCTTCAGGAATCATCCGGCATGCTGACTCACGTCGACGCGCACCAGGGGCGGATCATCGACACCGTGCACCTGGAAGAATCCCCCGTGCGCGGGGCGGTCAGCGATGATGGGAAGGCTCTTTACCTCATCACCGCCGATTCGGCCGACCTGCTGGTGGTGAATGCCGCGACGCTCAGGGTTCAGGGGCGCAAGTATGTGGGGCACGGGGCGCTGTGTATTGAAGTCGATCCTTTTGATGGACTGATCTACGTCGGGTTGAGCAGTGGCGACGTGATGGTTCTCGATCCCGGCTTCGATCTGCCGGTGGACACCTTATCCACCTCCGGCGGGGTTGCCTATCTTTCTCTGGATACTGAGGAAAACACCCTGTTCGCCCTGATCCCCGAGCACAGGCGCCTTGAAAAGTTCGACCTGGTCAGCAAGAAGCTGCTGGGGGCGATCGAGGTGGATGAAGGAGGCTATGCCGTTTCCGTGACAGGTGAGCGGTAA
- a CDS encoding GNA1162 family protein: MSMIRCFLLLGWVLLIGTLLSGCGGNGRTYKNLNMNFAAVQSIAVMPFENLTSDDDAADRVRDAYMGMLQATEAMYVLPPGEVQRGIERANVRVPEAPTADEVKTLGKILNVEAVLTGVLREYGTVRSGQSEANIVSLSLQMIETETGTVVWSGSSTQGGITLSDRMFGGGGEPMNKVTEKAVNDLLDQLFE; encoded by the coding sequence ATGTCGATGATACGCTGCTTTCTACTTCTGGGATGGGTGCTGTTGATCGGGACTCTTCTGTCCGGTTGCGGCGGCAATGGCCGGACCTACAAGAATCTCAACATGAACTTCGCCGCTGTTCAGAGTATCGCCGTCATGCCGTTCGAGAACCTGACCAGTGACGACGATGCGGCAGACCGGGTGCGCGACGCCTATATGGGGATGCTGCAGGCCACTGAAGCCATGTATGTGCTGCCGCCGGGAGAGGTGCAGCGGGGTATTGAGCGGGCCAACGTGCGCGTACCGGAAGCGCCCACCGCCGACGAAGTCAAAACCCTGGGTAAAATCCTGAACGTCGAAGCGGTGCTGACCGGCGTGTTGCGTGAGTACGGGACGGTGCGCTCGGGACAGAGCGAAGCGAACATTGTGTCGCTGAGCCTGCAGATGATAGAGACGGAAACCGGCACCGTGGTCTGGTCCGGCTCGTCTACCCAGGGGGGGATTACCCTGTCGGACCGCATGTTCGGCGGAGGCGGTGAACCTATGAACAAGGTGACGGAAAAGGCGGTTAATGATCTGCTGGATCAACTGTTTGAATAA
- a CDS encoding cytochrome C: protein MRLQIGIGTRWAWRFVLLLALSTGSQIAVSAVEAASFHRGGVGNCGGCHTMHNSEGGLSIRSGATVSLLRASDPGSICLNCHAGAGGPASPSVFSFDGSALTPGGDFYWVTRTFSWNGGTSPAEQHGHNVIARDFNLSADPQRISSPGGSYPASQLSCISCHDPHGGLSQSASNGLPVSVSGSYGEPIAAGTVGGNYRLLGDSSYAVRGYSFREDAPIARQNPSRPFVESDDSHVDYGSGMSEWCGNCHRRMVTSKHNSGGGPGFRHPSGSQTRFDQQTLSRYNAYIRSGDLSGTADSSYLQFTPFERGISDPQLLDPTSTRGPDANSNVMCLTCHRAHASAFPYAGRWDFTANLLADSHPALGDGGASASDVSNSYYGRDIGFEFGADQGSFCGKCHEGGGK from the coding sequence TTGCGACTTCAGATAGGCATAGGAACGAGATGGGCGTGGCGCTTTGTTCTGCTGCTGGCGCTGTCCACAGGCAGTCAGATCGCGGTATCTGCGGTTGAAGCTGCGTCTTTTCACCGTGGCGGGGTCGGCAACTGCGGCGGGTGCCATACCATGCACAATTCGGAGGGCGGCTTGTCGATTCGCTCCGGTGCCACGGTCAGCCTGCTGCGTGCTTCCGATCCCGGTTCCATCTGCCTCAACTGCCATGCCGGCGCCGGTGGGCCTGCCAGCCCTTCGGTCTTCAGTTTCGACGGGTCGGCCCTGACCCCGGGGGGCGACTTTTACTGGGTGACCCGCACCTTCAGTTGGAATGGCGGCACCAGCCCGGCCGAACAGCACGGTCACAACGTGATCGCCCGCGATTTCAACCTCTCGGCCGACCCTCAGCGTATTTCTTCTCCCGGCGGCAGCTATCCTGCCTCTCAACTGTCCTGCATCAGTTGCCATGATCCTCATGGCGGTCTTTCGCAATCAGCATCGAATGGTCTCCCGGTCTCCGTCTCCGGTTCCTATGGCGAGCCGATTGCGGCCGGAACGGTGGGCGGCAACTATCGGCTCCTGGGCGATTCAAGCTACGCCGTTCGCGGCTATTCCTTCAGGGAGGATGCACCCATTGCCCGGCAGAACCCTTCGCGCCCCTTCGTCGAATCCGATGATTCCCATGTGGACTACGGTTCGGGCATGAGCGAGTGGTGCGGCAACTGTCATAGACGCATGGTCACCAGCAAACATAATTCAGGGGGCGGGCCGGGCTTCCGTCATCCTTCAGGTAGCCAGACCCGTTTCGATCAACAGACTCTGTCCCGCTACAATGCCTACATCCGCAGCGGCGACCTGTCCGGTACCGCCGATTCCTCTTACCTGCAATTTACCCCGTTTGAGCGGGGGATCAGTGACCCGCAGCTGCTTGACCCGACCAGTACCCGCGGACCCGACGCCAATTCCAACGTGATGTGCCTGACCTGCCATCGTGCCCATGCTTCGGCTTTCCCCTATGCCGGACGCTGGGATTTCACTGCCAACCTGCTGGCTGATTCACACCCCGCGTTGGGGGATGGCGGCGCAAGTGCGAGCGATGTGTCCAACAGTTATTATGGGCGGGATATTGGGTTTGAGTTTGGAGCGGATCAGGGGTCGTTTTGCGGGAAGTGTCATGAAGGGGGGGGGAAGTGA